A window from Mycobacterium saskatchewanense encodes these proteins:
- a CDS encoding acetolactate synthase large subunit, which yields MSKAAELMVKCLENEGVSVVFGLPGEENIRFVQALASSDIRYVLTRHEQGAAFMAEMYGRVTGRAAVVSATLGPGAINMQLGVADATTNSTPLVAISAQVGQDREFKESHQYVDLVRMFAPITRWSAGVPTARAIPEMFRKAFKVAETERPAAVYLAVPEHIDADEADYDLAPLPRNVVRADAPAPGQVARAVDILRQAKRPVVLAGHGAARGGATAALVRFSEQLGIPVANTFHGKGVMPDDHPNSIGTLGFMRHDYVNFGFDNADVVIAVGYELQEFDPVRINPQADKKIIHIHRFPAEVDAHYSVDVGIIGDISASLDALTEGLAGHAYEADPEVPGSGLLAEEFAQAQEDSRYPLAPARLVADTRAALGRSDVVLVDTGATKMWMARLYPTYECNTCLVSNGLSTMGFALPGALGVKLARPDSKVLAVVGDGAFLMNSQEIETAVREKIPLVVLIWEDGAYGLIEWKMDLELGEHYYVNFGNPDIVKYAESFGAKGYRINSADELLPTLRAALNDDGVSLICCPVDYSDNLRLTDRLGELDETL from the coding sequence ATGAGCAAAGCCGCGGAGCTGATGGTCAAGTGCCTGGAGAACGAGGGGGTGTCCGTCGTCTTCGGGTTGCCGGGGGAGGAGAACATTCGCTTCGTGCAGGCACTGGCGTCCTCGGACATCCGCTACGTGCTGACGCGGCACGAGCAGGGCGCGGCGTTCATGGCGGAGATGTACGGCCGCGTCACCGGGCGGGCGGCGGTGGTGTCCGCCACCCTGGGCCCGGGCGCGATCAACATGCAACTCGGCGTCGCCGACGCCACCACCAACAGCACCCCGCTGGTCGCGATCTCCGCGCAGGTCGGCCAGGACCGGGAGTTCAAGGAGTCGCACCAGTACGTCGACCTGGTGCGAATGTTCGCCCCCATCACCCGGTGGTCCGCCGGTGTGCCGACCGCGCGCGCCATACCGGAGATGTTCCGCAAGGCGTTCAAGGTCGCCGAGACGGAGCGGCCCGCCGCGGTGTACCTGGCGGTGCCCGAACACATCGATGCCGACGAGGCCGACTACGACCTGGCGCCGTTGCCGCGCAATGTGGTTCGCGCCGACGCGCCGGCGCCCGGCCAGGTCGCCCGCGCGGTGGACATCCTGCGGCAGGCCAAGCGGCCGGTGGTGCTGGCGGGTCACGGCGCCGCCCGCGGCGGCGCGACGGCGGCCCTGGTGCGATTCTCCGAGCAACTCGGCATCCCGGTCGCCAACACGTTCCACGGCAAGGGCGTGATGCCCGACGACCATCCCAACAGCATCGGGACGCTCGGGTTCATGCGGCACGACTACGTCAACTTCGGGTTCGACAACGCCGACGTGGTGATCGCGGTCGGCTACGAGCTGCAGGAGTTCGACCCGGTCCGGATCAATCCGCAGGCCGACAAGAAGATCATCCACATTCACCGGTTCCCGGCCGAGGTCGACGCGCACTACTCAGTGGACGTCGGGATCATCGGCGACATCAGCGCCTCGCTCGACGCGCTGACGGAAGGGCTCGCCGGCCACGCCTACGAGGCGGATCCCGAGGTGCCCGGCTCCGGGCTGCTCGCCGAGGAATTCGCTCAGGCGCAGGAGGATTCGCGTTACCCGCTGGCGCCCGCGCGGCTGGTCGCCGACACTCGTGCGGCGCTGGGCCGCAGCGACGTCGTCCTGGTCGACACCGGTGCCACCAAGATGTGGATGGCCCGGCTCTACCCGACCTACGAATGCAACACCTGCTTGGTATCAAACGGCTTGTCCACCATGGGTTTTGCGCTGCCCGGCGCGCTCGGCGTCAAGCTGGCCCGGCCGGACTCGAAGGTGCTCGCGGTCGTCGGCGACGGCGCGTTCCTGATGAACTCGCAGGAGATCGAGACCGCCGTCCGCGAGAAGATCCCGCTGGTGGTGTTGATCTGGGAGGACGGGGCTTACGGCCTCATCGAGTGGAAAATGGACCTGGAGCTCGGCGAGCATTACTACGTCAACTTCGGCAACCCCGACATCGTGAAATACGCGGAAAGCTTTGGCGCCAAGGGTTATCGGATCAACAGCGCCGACGAGCTGCTGCCGACGTTGCGGGCGGCGCTCAACGATGACGGGGTTTCGCTGATCTGCTGCCCGGTCGACTATTCCGACAACCTCCGGCTGACCGACCGGCTGGGCGAACTGGACGAGACGCTGTAG